The following are encoded together in the Lathyrus oleraceus cultivar Zhongwan6 chromosome 3, CAAS_Psat_ZW6_1.0, whole genome shotgun sequence genome:
- the LOC127127326 gene encoding serine/threonine-protein kinase STY13 isoform X3: MSFRERGIEDEERECGKSVSRVNGSVTDTIATTTQFTIDENLLVDPKLLFIGSIIGEGAHGKVYQGRYVDRIVAIKVLQRGSTSEERASLENRFAREVNMMSRVHHDNLVKFIGACKDPLMVIVTELLPGMSLRKYLTSIRPKPLDLHVAINFALDIARAMDWLHANGIIHRDLKPDNLLLTANQKSVKLADFGLAREESVTEMMTAETGTYRWMAPELYSTVTLRQGEKKHYNNKVDVYSFGIVLWELLTNRMPFEGMSNLQAAYAAAFKIAAREAEDSRRCITRSCIRHTIMLG; encoded by the exons ATGAGTTTTAGAGAGAGGGGtattgaagatgaagagaggGAATGTGGAAAATCAGTGTCTCGGGTTAATGGGTCGGTAACAGATACTATTGCTACTACTACACAGTTTACGATTGATGAGAATCTTCTGGTTGATCCCAAATTGTTGTTTATTGGTTCTATAATTGGGGAAGGAGCTCATGGAAAAGTTTATCAAGGAAG ATATGTAGATCGAATTGTTGCTATAAAAGTTCTGCAGCGTGGGAGCACCTCAGAAGAAAGAGCTTCGCTTGAAAATCGTTTTGCGCGGGAAGTTAATATGATGTCTCGTGTCCACCATGACAATCTTGTAAAG TTTATTGGAGCATGCAAAGATCCTCTAATGGTGATAGTTACAGAACTTTTACCGGGGATGTCCCTGCGAAAATATTTGACAAGTATCCGTCCTAAACCATTAGACCTTCATGTGGCTATAAACTTTGCCCTTGATATCGCTCGGGCCATGGATTGGCTGCATGCTAACGGGATCATACATAGAGATCTAAAACCTG ACAATCTGTTGCTTACAGCAAATCAGAAGTCTGTAAAACTTGCAGATTTTGGTCTTGCAAGAGAAGAATCGGTGACCGAAATGATGACTGCAGAAACCGGAACTTACCGATGGATGGCACCGGAG TTGTACAGTACTGTAACGTTACGTCAGGGAGAGAAAAAGCACTATAACAACAAGGTTGACGTGTATAGCTTTGGGATTGTTTTATGGGAGCTACTAACAAATCGCATGCCTTTTGAAGGAATGTCGAATTTACAGGCTGCTTATGCCGCTGCTTTCAAG